From the genome of Trypanosoma brucei brucei TREU927 chromosome 11 chr11_scaffold01 genomic scaffold, whole genome shotgun sequence:
ACTTATTTGTGCCTTGTTCATTTTGTGCGTGGCTACCTGTATGGTCTTCGTTCGTCCCGTCGGCTTTTTTGCATGTGCCGTGTCGGTTTGGTGTCAGCTTGGGTTTTGCCTGAAGATTCGTGCCGTTCGCGTACGTGCTTACTGCTGTGACAAAGTTTGTGGATTCTATTTGCGTGTTGCTGAGCTCTGCAACCGCTAGCATTTGTCGTTCtagttgtgctgctgctgttgttcctGCGTTTATAAcggctgcttttctttttactgaGTTTAATACTTCACCAGCTGATTTTAAAAGAGACACCGCTAACAGCTTGGCTGTCAGTGCCTTCGCCCCTGTCTCTGTGCTCGTTACGGCGGGcaattttgttgcttttgcggTTGCCTTTTCCGCGTTATCAATTGCTGTGCTGATCAAGGCTTGGGCATTGGCTGCAATATCTCCCAAATAGTATGCTGCGTGGCACGAGGTTGTTACTGCTGGTCTTTTGCGGTGTAATGCGGTAGCTACAGGCATTGCTGTTAAAGCAAAGATTAGTATTAACGCTTGCGGGGTTCGTTCTATCTTTACTATGGTGTCGGCCTTGCCATATTGGACGTTACTGCTGGTCATTGCTCTTTGCTATACAAACTACAGAAAGTCAAAGTTGGCTTTTAAGAAGTATACAACAAGAGTACACCGCTGTTTTTAGCGTAGAATGCATAAGAAATTCGGATCATAATTAGAAGCTTAGCCTAGTGCTTGCTTTTATTAATTTCGGATACAACCTTGCTACGCAGTTGTTGCTGGATACACCATAGTTTCTGCGTCTGCTACAGTTTTACACGACTTGTAAAACTGCTTTAATTGTCTATAAGAATGTTGTTACTGCACAATAATCAGGTTTTCTGTGAATAAAAAGGGTATCTATTGCCTGTTACCCTGCTTGTTTTGTTGATATACTAAGATCTGAATGcatgtgtttatttttaacCTGCCTACTGTGAGTGAATCAACGGCCTGAAAGTATTATGTCTCTATTAATCAGCTCAGGTACTGTCTGTTCTATTCTTTGTTCCCCAGCTTTATTTAACATTTAGCGTATATGAATGCATCTGTATCACTGTTCGTCCCTTTTCAGCGAGctccgccgctgccgccaaAGTAGCCTCGAAAAACACTTCTTGTGTTATGGGGCGCCATCCTGTGTCTCCTTCTTCCGCTAGAGTTGATTTATGCGTAGTGGTCATAACTTTATTAGTACGAGTATGCCGCTGCAAGTTAATCCAGCTGCCTCTGTCAGTTACATTTTCCCTATtaatttctatttttaacGTTTCCGACACAGAAAGCCGTAAATAGAATTAAATGCTGATGGTAAATAGCACcacttcacttctttttttcctctacGGTGAATTGAATTTCACTCTTATATGTAAAATCATTTATAATATCCAACGTATATCGATTAATTTTACTTTTCATACATTTAATGTGCTTGACtataaaaaaacgaacaagcTGCTTCTATCTGATAAATTTCCCATTCCTGTATGTTTAGGGGGAGTTGATGCTTACTGTTTCTACACTATCTTGTAATATAGTGACACTTTTAcagtttttttcgttttatttttgaacgtgttctttctctttctgctCCTATCTAAATTTGGTGCTGCTTTTGGAACTTTTGCAAGTTTTTTTCGGTCATCAGCTGTCTGTTTTCTCAAAGCATTGCCAGTTGCACTAATTTTTGTACTAGACCTACTTTTAGACATATTAGCCACCCTTAACCGGCTATAATCACCGTATCACATTGCTCTTCATCTATCATGGTGGCTATATGGAAATAATTCAATCTTCAAATGGTTTGTTGTAGCATACAGGTAATGGTAGGGTTAGGCACCTTCCAGTTGCATTGGTTCATTATGTTAGTTATAACGACCCAATTTGGCTATGCGGTCTCCCTGTCACTATATGTTTATCTCACTACATAATCTCCTTGTAAATAATGGTATCCATCgtcatatttgtgtttaaaaCTGCACAAATTTCCTCTCTATATTCATCCTTTTATCTTTCTGCGTTTTATGTGCTAACATTTCTCCCGCTCTTCCTCTTACTTACTATCCAACTAACTCACTTACCCCACGGTGACCTCGGCATTGGTTTGAATACTTTCATTTTTGACTTCCAgtcgattattattattactcctcttattataatatttgtatatacacacttacaaaAAACAATTTTAATTATCATTGTTTTTGTCAATAATGTTTACTCTTACTATTATAACCCCTTTGTATCCAACTGAAATCcatgaaataaacaaataagcTAATTAGAATAGCATCTATTTTCCATACTCTATCACTATACTATTTGAAAACCATATGTCACTTTCATACAttctttaaattttttatattttttaatttttcttaaATAATCATATTTACTTATCTTTTTTACAAACCTGTTAAAATATTCTTATAAAAGAGCGTCTTTTCATagattttataaaattgaaCAAAAAACTCTTAACAATAATTCTTAAAAGTGTTAtgctagaagcaaaaatgcaagccaaAGAGGCGCCTTGTTaacgacaaaagaattgcttccggtggtgtttgtgtttgtcgttttcccatctttcccttcttggcAATCGTTTTCTCGCTTAGATTTCACCTCCTTTTTCAACTCacactttttgtctttttcgtTAAAAGTGCAGTCTTTATCCTTTAAGCTTTCACAGGCTTTTTGATCACCCCCTGCTTCATTGCAAACTTTTTTTGCCGGCTCTTGTGTTGCTTTGTCTGCTTGTTGGCTTAGAGCTTTTGTGGGTTGTGGCGGTTGAGTAACTTCGACCGTCGCTTGCAAGTATGTTCTCAACGCTGCTGTTTTTAAGTTTGTGACCTCCGCTGCAATACGAGCATTTTTGAGTGAGTTTTTGTGTGCTGCTTCCAGTCTGCTTATTGCCGCTGTGAACTTGCTGAGCCACGGTATTTGCAGCTTGCCGGTTGCATCTAACGCCTTATACAGCACGCAGTCTCCGTTGGCGGCGCCGTTGCATTGTGTCTCGTCGCCTTTGCCTAGCATTATTTTGCCTGCTGTCGTGGCGCCCGCTTTGTGTTTTAGTGCCGCCGTGAAagtcgctgctgctgcctttATGTCTGCTGCCgtcgtttttgtgtgtggtattAATGGGCATTTTTTTGCTAAGgccgccgccgccgttgCCGACGCACTGGCCGTGCTGTAGGTAATGCCGCTTAGTGCTGTCCCGGTGCATGCTGGTGATGACCCTCCGCTCGCG
Proteins encoded in this window:
- a CDS encoding variant surface glycoprotein (GPI-Anchor Signal predicted for Tb11.14.0015 by DGPI v2.04 with cleavage site probability 0.344 near 456) translates to MKKQNFQSSPRLSVAEVKIAVAITLLAGSCKGAANDNAQAFNMMCGIRQILTAEADLPEQKDKEEVTRAIQQLIELNLSTAEDSMYDQKFEDDSSDGDKPQQYKENRPKWQKAKHLISAGNLEIDSIKILRLPNSPMRTTANKLINCSLEKAKALEKGLVEPTTQAEAQADFNDILFGDKAGEDKAGSKTYGTAATACGGNDPSNSEAGRSFMSDFLCLCSASGGSSPACTGTALSGITYSTASASATAAAALAKKCPLIPHTKTTAADIKAAAATFTAALKHKAGATTAGKIMLGKGDETQCNGAANGDCVLYKALDATGKLQIPWLSKFTAAISRLEAAHKNSLKNARIAAEVTNLKTAALRTYLQATVEVTQPPQPTKALSQQADKATQEPAKKVCNEAGGDQKACESLKDKDCTFNEKDKKCELKKEVKSKRENDCQEGKDGKTTNTNTTGSNSFVVNKAPLWLAFLLLA